Sequence from the Candidatus Eisenbacteria bacterium genome:
GCGCGGAGAAGGTGCTCGTGCGCGAGGAGAGTCTCGTCCGGCTCCCGGAACACAAGGTGGCGCTCGCGACCGACGCCCGTGCGTTGGGCGAGCGTCTCGAACGCCTGCTCGCGGAGGGCCGCTTCACGCCGCCGGATCTCCGCCAGTTGGGGGACGCGCTCGAGATCCCCCGCGCGCGGCTCGCCCAGGTGCTGGGTGTGCTCGAGAAGGAGCGGCGGGTCGTGCGCGTCGCTCCGGATCTCTACTACGCCCCCGATGCGGCCGAGGAGGCGAAGCGCCTCCTCGCCGACCACTGCCGGACGCACGGCGAGATCTCGGCAGGCGCGTTCCGCGATCTGATCGGTGCATCGCGGAAGTTCGCGATCGCGTTTCTCGACTGGTGCGATCGGACGGGTGTCACCACGCGCGTCGGGGACCTGCGTCGGTTGCGGCGCTGAGCGGGGTGGTCTCGGTGGCGCGAGGTCGGGAGCGCTGCTTCGGCTTCGGCTCCGCCGCGCGACGACACATGCGGCTCGTCTCGGCCCCCACAGTTCGTCGCGCCGCTTCGCAGGCGCCTCCGCATCGCCCCCGACCTCGCGACGCGACGCGCTGGCTCAGCGACGTTCGGCCGCACGGGCGACGCGCCTGGACACCTCGTCTGCGGGGGGTTAGCGTCGGCGGCATGTCGGATCCCGCGCGCGCGTCGGCTTCGCCGTTTCGATTGACGGATCGGGCACGCGCGGCTGGTTGTGCGGGGAAGATGGGGCCGGCGGATCTATCGAAGATCCTCGGGGCGCTGCCGCAGATGGTGCATCCGGATCTGCTGGTCGGGACGGCGACGTCGGACGACGCCGGCGTGTATCGGCTGACGCCGGAGCTCGCGATCGTGCAGACCGTCGACTTCTTCGCGCCGATCGTCGACGACCCGTTCACGTTCGGACAGATCGCGGCGGCCAACGCGATGTCGGACGTGTACGCGATGGGCGGCGAGCCCCGCACGGCGCTCAACGTCGCGGCCTTTCCGCAGGCGGACGTTCCGATCGAGATCCTCGGCGAGATCCTTCGCGGCGGGATCGAGAAGGCGCGCGAGGTCGGCGTGGTCGTCCTCGGCGGCCACACCCTCGTCGACGAGGAGATCAAGTACGGCATGGCGGTCACGGGCGTGGTCCATCCCGATCGCATCTGGCGCAACGTGGGCGCGCAGCCGGGCGACGTCCTGCTCCTGACGAAGCCCCTCGGAACGGCGATCGTCACCACGGCCGCGAAGCGCGGCGAGCGGGTCGGCGACGCCCTCGCGGCCGCGACCGCGAGCATGACGACGCTCAACGCGGCGGCGGCACGGGTGCTCGCGAGCGTCTCTGTCCACGCCTGCACCGACGTGACCGGTTTCGGCCTCATGGGCCACGGCTACGAGATGGCCCATGGAAGCGGCGTGCGCCTGGTCGTCGACGCGACGGCGCTCCCGACGCTGCCGCGCGCCCGCGAGCTCGCCGCCGCCGGCACCTCCACCGGCGGCTGCCGCCGCAACCGCGCCTGGCTCTCCGACAAAGTCGCCGTCGCGCCGACCGTCCCGCCCGATCTGGTGGAGGTCGCCTTCGACCCCCAAACGTCCGGCGGCCTCCTGGTCGCCATCCCCGAGCGCGAAGCAAACCGAGCGCTCGACCTCCTCCACGCCGCAAACGTCCCAGCCGTCCGCATCGGCCAGGCCGAGCCGCGCGCGTCTGGTCCGTTCCTCACCCTAGGCTAGAGCCGCCGACGACGGGCGCGACCCCGAGCGCGCGCCTCGGCGCGTCGCGAGGTCGCCGGGGGCGAGGTGGAGGCGCCTGCGAAGCGGCGCGACGAAATGTCGGGCCGAGACGAGCGGCATGTGTTCCCGCGCGGCGGAGCCGAAGCCGAAACCTCGCCCCCGGCGACCTCGCGACGCGGGACCGATCCCCGAGCGCTCAGTGCCCGCCCGTCATCGGTGTCTCCGACCCGGTCATGCCCTGCGGCACCTGGAGCTTGTCCAGCACCATGTCGTCGACCTTGACGTTGGCGTTCTGCTTCAGCTCCGCGTAGCGCTTGTCCTGCTGGTCCTGGATCGCCTTGTTGCGGAGCGTCGCCTTGATCTGCTCCTTCACCTGGTCGAACGGACGGCGCTCGCCCTCCTTGCGCTCCACGACCATGATGATGTGGTAGCCGTACTGCGTTTTCACGACGTCGCTGATCTCGCCCTGCTTCAAGGTGAAGGCGGCCCGCTCGAACTCCGGCACCATGCGGCCCTGTCCGAACATGCCGAGGTCGCCGCCCTTCGCGCCGCTCGTCTTGTCGGTGGACTTCTCCTTCGCGATGTCGGCGAACTTCGTGGGGTCGGCCTTCACCTGCTCGAGGATCTCCTTGGCCGTCGGCTCGTCCTTCACGAGGATGTGGCTCGCCCGGATCTGCGTCGTGGAGTAGAGGTTCGGGTTGTCGTCGTAGTAGGCCTTCGCCTGCTCGTCCGTGATCTCCGGCGGCTTCTGGAACTCGCGCACGAGGCGCTGCACGACGAGCCGGCGCCGCAGGTCGTTCACCTGCCGCTCGACGTCGTCGTCCTTGTCGTAGCCGAGCTTCTGTCCCTCGGTGAAGAGGAGGTCGTTCAGGATCATGTTGTCGACGAACTGGCGCTTGCGATCCGGCGCGGTCAGATAGGCGCGCGACGGCGCAGGCAGGCGGGAGATCTCCTTCAGCACGCGATCGGTCGTGAGTCGCTTGCCGCCGTAGGTGGCGACCACCTCGCCGCCGTCGTCGGCTTGCGTTGCGGTCGTCGCAGAAGGCGCGGCGGGCTTCGCGGCGGGCGCGGCCTTCTCCTCCTTCTCCTTCGGCTGGCAGGCGACGATCCCGAGCGCGACGGCGAATGCGAGCGACACGACCTTCCGATGCATGCGAGCGCCTGTACCGGTCGTCCGGCTGCCTGTCAATTTTGTGAAGCGTGCCGACGACCGATTGACGGATCGCCGCATGTCGCGAAAGTCCCCTGTACGCCGCCCGTGGCATGTGGCTTGCTGCCCGTAGTCTCGTGTTCTGGTCCGTCGAGCTCGGCGCCGACGACGTCGACGCGCAGCACCTCGCTGCACAGATCGCGTCGCTGACGCAGGTCGCGACCGACATCGATGCGAAGCTCACCGTCCTCGGGGCCGGTGGTCTCGCGGGCGCCGTCGGTCTGTACCAGCGGATGACGTCGGTGGTCGACGCCGCTGGCGGCCCGGAGCTCGACCGCATGACGACTCGCGTGGAGGAGCTGATGCGCGCGCTCGAGGAGGTCGATCGCCGGCTCACCGCGCTCCGCGAGCTGAAAGCCCTGCTCGAGCGGATCGACGAGCCGCGCTAGTCCGGACACTAGCGAGCCAGGAGACGGCGAACGGCGACCAGCACCTGGCCGGTCGCCGCGCCCGCCGTGTCGATCAGGACGTCGCCGACCGCCGCGACCCGCCCGGCCACGAAACGCTGATGGATTTCGTCGGACGCCGCGTAGAGGGCGGCGAGGGCGGTCGCCAGCAGCGCGTGACGCGCGCTCCAGGGTGCGTCCGCCCGCAAGGCGCGTACGAGAAGCAGGCCCAGCACCAGATATTCGGCGAAGTGGCCGATCTTTCGCAGCACGAGGTGCATCGCTTCCAGCGTGGCGTAGTCCGCCGACGGGAACAGCCAGCGCAGCAGCGGCATGAGGAACGCGCCCGTGTGCTCGCCGGCGCCCCAGCTCGTCGATGCGAAGAAAATGACCAGCGCCCACGCCACGGGCGGCGTCCAGCGCTCGAGGGTGGAACGCCTATCCGACAAGCTCGCTGACGGCCTTGCTCACGAGCGCGAGCGTTTCCTCGTCGAACTCGGCGTCGATGAAGCTCTCGATCTTCTCGCGCTGCGACGCGTAGCGCTTGCCGCCCGCCGCGTCGGCGAGCTGCGTGCCGGCGAGCAGATCCAGGTAGCGCAGCATGGCGGGATAGCGCCCGGGGTCGCCCGACGAGAGCTTCTGGTCGAAGGCCAGACGGATGGTGAGGAACGCGAGCCGGTACTTCAGATCTTCGCTGAGCTCCATCTAGGGTCTCCCTGAGGCCGTGGCCCCCTGCGCCTTCTCGAGGATGAGCGCATAGTCGTAGTAGGTGCGTTCGAGCGCGCCCGAGACGCGCCGGCCGTTGATGAAGAGCGTCGGCGTCGACTCGATGCCTGCCGCGATGCCGGCGCGCACGTCGGTGCCGACGCGGTCGCGCGTCATCGGGTCGTCGAGGCACGTCCGGAAGGTCGGGATGTCGAGCCCGGCCTCGCGTGCGTAGCGGAAGAGGCTCTCGCGATCGAGCGTCTTCTGGTTCTCGAACAGGAGGTCGTGATATTCCCAGAACCGGTTCTGGGCCTGGGCGCACTCGGCGGCAGCGGCGGCGAGGCAGGCGTCGACGTGGACGGTGCGGGACATCGCCTCGTTGCACGACGAGTCGAGGGGGAAGTGACGGAAGACGAGGCGCACGTCGGTGCGCGCCCTCAGCAGGTCGTGAAGGTCCTTGAACGCCTGCCCGCAGGCCGGGCACTCGAAGTCGGAGAACTCGACGATCGTGACCGGAGCGTTGGCCGGCCCCTTCGAGGGCGCGTCGGGACGCACCACGTCCCGGAGCGGGACCACGGGCAGCTTCACGTACTGGCGCGCGAATTCGGGATCGCGCGCCTCGACGTCGGCCACCGTATCGGCCGGCGCGGGGCTCCGGACGGCGGCGAAGGTTCCGCCGGCGAGGGCGACGGCGAGGGCCAGCGCCGCGGTCGCGTGCGCGGCGACCCGCCGGCGCAGCCACCCGGCGCCCGGCGCGGCGTGGAAGTTCCGCGCCAGCGGCAGCACCGTTACGAACCACGCCACCACGACGAGGTCGAGCGTGAGGCACAGGAGACACGCGTAGTGCAGCACCACCGCCATGATCGTCGCGAGCACCGCGGAGAACCCGAGGCCCCCCGAAGCAAGCGCGATCAGGACGAGATCGGCGAGACCACCGTAGATGCCGAGGACGGCGCCGGGGATCGCCGCGACGACCCCGGCCGCGAAGGCTACGCCCGCCCACAGCGCGACGGGCATGTCGAGGAACGTGCCGTAGCGGCTCGAGAGGACGGCGTCGCAGTTCACGACGCCTCCCATGTTGCAGAAGCTCGTGTACCCCGCCTGGGTCGCGAGCCGTCGATCGACGTCCAGGATGACCCCGCTCACCGCGAGGCCCACGAGCGCGATGACCAGCGCGACGCGGTGACGAGTGGGGCGCGGAGCCATTTGCGGGCGAGGGCCGGAGTCTATCCAGGCCCCCGCCCGCTTTCAATCCGGGGGCGCCGCAAGCGACGCGCTAGAACTGATACGTGAGGCGGATCGACGTCTCGGAGCGACCGTTATTGAGACCGGCGAGCCCCCACGTCTCGAAGATCGGCGAGGAGTGTCCGACCGGCGTGATGAAGTACTTCTGTCCGACGTTCACGACCATGTCGTTGCGCACCAGGTAGTCGACGGACCAGAACGCTTCCATGTTCCACGAGTTCACCGGATCGACGGCCATGCCGAGAACCGGCACGATGGAGCCGCCGCGGTAGAACGAGAAGGCCGCCAGGGTGAACAGCGCCTCCCAGCCGCGGATCTTGTCGCGGAAGGCGACCGACTGCGGGCGCTGGCTCGACGGAAGATCGAGGCCGCCGACGAGACAGGAGGGGACCGTCCGGCGCACCGACGACGGGAGCTGGGCGATGTTCTGCGCGCCCTCGACCTCGCGGCCGTTCACGGTCGCGCGGCAGTCCGGGTTGTTCAGGAGGTGATGCCAGAAGAACTGCCCGGTGAGGAACCACGTGCTCTTCTTGTTGAGCCACCGGATCCAGGTGGGCCGATCGAACGCGAACATGCCCTTCCACATGTCCTTCTTCGTGATGCCGGGCAGCGCCGGGTTGTCGAACAGCGTCACCTTCGTGGTGTCGAAGAAGGGAACCCCCATGTCGTAGATGGTTTCGAGACGGAACACCGCCTGGGTGTACTGCTCGTCGGAGTAGTTGGCCGAGAGGCCGATCGAGTGGACGTACGGCGCGTAGGCCTCGGCAGGGAACTCGCCCTTGTTGACGAAGCGCTGCAGCGCCGCGACGTCCTGGGCCGAGTTGCCCGACGAGGGCACACCCTTGAGTGGCGCGTAGTTGGTGCCGTCGTCACCAGCCCAGCGCTGATAGAAGTAGACGAGCCCGGTCTCGATGCCGGCCGGCAGGATCGCGTGGTAGCGCACGCCCACCTGGCTGTTCTCGAGCGGGTTGCGCGTGTAGGTGCCCTGCTTGAAGATCTTCGAGCCGCCGATCAGGCGCTGGCAGAGCTGCTTGCCGGCGGAGTCGAGGCAGGGGCCCGCGGTGAACGCGCCGTCGATCGGGTTGGTGAGTGGATTGAGGAAGGGAAGGCCCCAGGGGCGCGGGAAGAAGGCCTGCTTCGCCGGCGCCCAGTCGCCGGGGTTCCAGTACCACTCGAGGAAGTTCTGGCTCGTGCCGAACACGTCGCCCAGATCGTAGAGGAACTTGAACATCCAGAAGGTCTGACGGATCTCGTCCCAGCCGAAGGCCGGTGGCGGGATCTCCTGCTGGAAGTGCCAGGTGAGGTCGAGCGAGTTCGCCCGATCCAGCATGCGGAAGTTGTCGGTCTCGCCCCAGACGATCTGCTG
This genomic interval carries:
- a CDS encoding thioredoxin domain-containing protein, encoding MAPRPTRHRVALVIALVGLAVSGVILDVDRRLATQAGYTSFCNMGGVVNCDAVLSSRYGTFLDMPVALWAGVAFAAGVVAAIPGAVLGIYGGLADLVLIALASGGLGFSAVLATIMAVVLHYACLLCLTLDLVVVAWFVTVLPLARNFHAAPGAGWLRRRVAAHATAALALAVALAGGTFAAVRSPAPADTVADVEARDPEFARQYVKLPVVPLRDVVRPDAPSKGPANAPVTIVEFSDFECPACGQAFKDLHDLLRARTDVRLVFRHFPLDSSCNEAMSRTVHVDACLAAAAAECAQAQNRFWEYHDLLFENQKTLDRESLFRYAREAGLDIPTFRTCLDDPMTRDRVGTDVRAGIAAGIESTPTLFINGRRVSGALERTYYDYALILEKAQGATASGRP
- a CDS encoding VanZ family protein, producing the protein MAWALVIFFASTSWGAGEHTGAFLMPLLRWLFPSADYATLEAMHLVLRKIGHFAEYLVLGLLLVRALRADAPWSARHALLATALAALYAASDEIHQRFVAGRVAAVGDVLIDTAGAATGQVLVAVRRLLAR
- a CDS encoding DUF1302 family protein, whose translation is MSDRRHVKRLTAVVLVAIGLCLPGYARATQKFGPLEISGNLQSQNLMRMQDASNYQYIQNRNTAHLRLDYDWLQGGKFMNNYDIPFIQSSKLFVLWRGVYDSVYDTLPQIGQKEDIHGKAYGGQHVWDFAHQLKTPHGTLSRQLFLDSLTTNERDAFKFDNQLRELYVDLKLRQIPLTVRAGKQQIVWGETDNFRMLDRANSLDLTWHFQQEIPPPAFGWDEIRQTFWMFKFLYDLGDVFGTSQNFLEWYWNPGDWAPAKQAFFPRPWGLPFLNPLTNPIDGAFTAGPCLDSAGKQLCQRLIGGSKIFKQGTYTRNPLENSQVGVRYHAILPAGIETGLVYFYQRWAGDDGTNYAPLKGVPSSGNSAQDVAALQRFVNKGEFPAEAYAPYVHSIGLSANYSDEQYTQAVFRLETIYDMGVPFFDTTKVTLFDNPALPGITKKDMWKGMFAFDRPTWIRWLNKKSTWFLTGQFFWHHLLNNPDCRATVNGREVEGAQNIAQLPSSVRRTVPSCLVGGLDLPSSQRPQSVAFRDKIRGWEALFTLAAFSFYRGGSIVPVLGMAVDPVNSWNMEAFWSVDYLVRNDMVVNVGQKYFITPVGHSSPIFETWGLAGLNNGRSETSIRLTYQF
- the selD gene encoding selenide, water dikinase SelD, producing MSDPARASASPFRLTDRARAAGCAGKMGPADLSKILGALPQMVHPDLLVGTATSDDAGVYRLTPELAIVQTVDFFAPIVDDPFTFGQIAAANAMSDVYAMGGEPRTALNVAAFPQADVPIEILGEILRGGIEKAREVGVVVLGGHTLVDEEIKYGMAVTGVVHPDRIWRNVGAQPGDVLLLTKPLGTAIVTTAAKRGERVGDALAAATASMTTLNAAAARVLASVSVHACTDVTGFGLMGHGYEMAHGSGVRLVVDATALPTLPRARELAAAGTSTGGCRRNRAWLSDKVAVAPTVPPDLVEVAFDPQTSGGLLVAIPEREANRALDLLHAANVPAVRIGQAEPRASGPFLTLG
- a CDS encoding peptidylprolyl isomerase, translating into MHRKVVSLAFAVALGIVACQPKEKEEKAAPAAKPAAPSATTATQADDGGEVVATYGGKRLTTDRVLKEISRLPAPSRAYLTAPDRKRQFVDNMILNDLLFTEGQKLGYDKDDDVERQVNDLRRRLVVQRLVREFQKPPEITDEQAKAYYDDNPNLYSTTQIRASHILVKDEPTAKEILEQVKADPTKFADIAKEKSTDKTSGAKGGDLGMFGQGRMVPEFERAAFTLKQGEISDVVKTQYGYHIIMVVERKEGERRPFDQVKEQIKATLRNKAIQDQQDKRYAELKQNANVKVDDMVLDKLQVPQGMTGSETPMTGGH